Proteins from one Microbacterium proteolyticum genomic window:
- the gmk gene encoding guanylate kinase, which translates to MADSRRPPEVDRAAASRRAVAARRERAALKRDVSTRVITPQELLRRGLADPLSAAGAMRVTEFLTAIPAIGESKRDRILTSLGISPVKRLGGLGSRQRDALRDYLDARWPEPGPREGRSRLVVLAGPTAVGKGTVAAYIKEHFPEIHLSVSATTRAPRPGEVDGEHYYFVDDAEFDRLIAAGELLEWATVHNAHRYGTPREPIDRVLAAGGTALLEIDLQGARQVRAADPSATLVFLLPPSWDELVQRLVGRGTEDAEERARRLRTARTELAAQNEFDYRVVNDEVARAAAEVVALAARRPDVG; encoded by the coding sequence ATGGCTGACTCGCGTCGTCCCCCCGAAGTCGACCGGGCCGCGGCCTCCCGCCGCGCCGTCGCCGCACGCCGCGAACGCGCCGCCCTCAAGCGCGACGTCTCCACGCGCGTGATCACCCCGCAGGAGCTCCTGCGTCGCGGACTCGCCGACCCGCTGTCGGCGGCCGGTGCCATGCGGGTGACCGAGTTCCTCACGGCGATCCCCGCGATCGGCGAGAGCAAGCGGGACCGCATCCTGACCTCCCTCGGGATCTCGCCGGTGAAGCGTCTCGGCGGTCTCGGCTCGCGCCAGCGCGATGCGCTCCGCGACTACTTGGACGCCCGCTGGCCCGAGCCGGGTCCGCGCGAGGGTCGCAGCCGTCTCGTGGTGCTCGCCGGTCCGACCGCCGTCGGCAAGGGCACGGTCGCGGCGTACATCAAGGAGCACTTCCCCGAGATCCACCTGTCGGTCTCGGCCACGACCCGTGCGCCGCGCCCCGGCGAGGTCGACGGCGAGCACTACTACTTCGTCGACGACGCCGAGTTCGATCGGCTCATCGCGGCGGGGGAGCTGCTGGAGTGGGCCACGGTGCACAACGCCCACCGCTACGGCACGCCCCGCGAGCCCATCGACCGCGTCCTGGCGGCCGGTGGCACGGCTCTGCTCGAGATCGATCTGCAGGGCGCCCGCCAGGTGCGCGCGGCCGATCCGTCCGCCACGCTCGTGTTCCTGCTCCCGCCGAGCTGGGACGAACTCGTCCAGCGCCTCGTCGGCCGGGGGACCGAGGATGCCGAGGAACGGGCGCGCCGCCTCCGCACCGCACGCACCGAACTCGCCGCGCAGAACGAGTTCGACTACAGGGTCGTCAACGACGAGGTCGCGCGCGCTGCGGCCGAGGTCGTGGCCCTCGCCGCACGTCGCCCCGACGTCGGATAG
- a CDS encoding phosphoribosyl-ATP diphosphatase has protein sequence MKTFDDLFAELSAKAVERPTGSGTVAQLDAGVHAIGKKIVEEAAEVWMAAEYESDEAAAEEISQLLYHLQTLMLAKGLTLADVYRHL, from the coding sequence GTGAAGACCTTCGACGACCTGTTCGCCGAGCTCAGTGCAAAGGCCGTCGAGCGCCCCACCGGCTCCGGCACCGTTGCCCAGCTCGATGCCGGGGTCCACGCCATCGGCAAGAAGATCGTCGAGGAAGCCGCCGAAGTGTGGATGGCCGCCGAGTACGAGTCCGACGAAGCCGCGGCGGAGGAGATCTCGCAGCTGCTGTACCACCTGCAGACGCTCATGCTCGCGAAGGGCCTGACGCTCGCGGACGTCTACCGACATCTCTGA
- the metK gene encoding methionine adenosyltransferase, translating into MTDLRLFTSESVTEGHPDKICDQISDSILDAILTEDPSGRVAVETLVTTGLVHVAGEVSTSAYVEIPAIVRDVVNRIGYTSSETGFDGDSCGVSVSIGAQSSDIAAGVNKAFEQRERGSNDPRDLQGAGDQGIMFGFATNETPQLMPMAAWTAHRIAERLASVRKDGTLPFLRPDGKTQVTLGYDGHTPRTVDSVVLSTQHHPDISQEELRALVQAEVIDPVLRDTGLDLPDVQYYINPAGPFVIGGPKGDAGLTGRKIIIDTYGGASRHGGGAFSGKDPSKVDRSAAYAMRWVAKNAVAAGLADRLEVQVAYAIGKANPVGLYVESFGTAHVADDTIVRAIRDVFDLRPKAIIDQLDLLRPIYAQTAAYGHFGRELPDFTWERTDRVDDLRTAAGL; encoded by the coding sequence TTGACCGACCTGCGCCTGTTCACGTCCGAGTCCGTCACGGAAGGACACCCCGACAAGATCTGCGATCAGATCTCCGACAGCATCCTGGATGCCATCCTCACCGAGGACCCATCCGGACGCGTCGCCGTCGAGACCCTCGTGACCACCGGCCTGGTGCACGTCGCGGGTGAGGTGTCCACGAGCGCGTACGTCGAGATCCCCGCGATCGTGCGCGACGTCGTCAACCGCATCGGGTACACCTCCAGCGAGACCGGCTTCGACGGCGACTCGTGCGGCGTCAGCGTGTCGATCGGCGCACAGTCGTCCGACATCGCGGCCGGTGTCAACAAGGCGTTCGAGCAGCGCGAGCGCGGCTCGAACGATCCGCGCGACCTGCAGGGCGCGGGCGACCAGGGCATCATGTTCGGTTTCGCCACCAACGAGACGCCGCAGCTCATGCCGATGGCCGCGTGGACGGCTCACCGCATCGCCGAGCGCCTGGCATCCGTCCGGAAAGACGGCACGCTGCCGTTCCTACGACCCGACGGGAAGACCCAGGTCACCCTGGGCTACGACGGCCACACGCCGCGGACGGTCGACTCCGTCGTGCTCTCGACGCAGCACCACCCCGACATCTCGCAGGAGGAGTTGCGCGCGCTCGTGCAGGCCGAGGTCATCGACCCGGTGCTGCGCGACACCGGTCTCGACCTGCCCGACGTGCAGTACTACATCAACCCGGCCGGCCCGTTCGTGATCGGCGGTCCCAAGGGCGACGCCGGCCTCACCGGCCGCAAGATCATCATCGACACCTACGGCGGGGCGTCGCGTCACGGCGGCGGAGCCTTCAGCGGCAAGGATCCGTCCAAGGTCGACCGCTCGGCGGCCTACGCCATGCGCTGGGTCGCGAAGAACGCCGTCGCAGCGGGCCTGGCCGACCGCCTCGAGGTGCAGGTCGCGTACGCGATCGGCAAGGCGAACCCGGTGGGTCTGTACGTCGAGTCGTTCGGCACGGCCCACGTCGCCGACGACACCATCGTCCGCGCGATCCGCGACGTGTTCGACCTTCGCCCCAAGGCGATCATCGACCAGCTCGACCTGCTGCGCCCGATCTACGCGCAGACCGCGGCGTACGGTCACTTCGGCCGCGAACTGCCCGACTTCACGTGGGAGCGCACCGACCGCGTTGACGACCTGCGCACCGCCGCCGGTCTCTGA
- the pyrF gene encoding orotidine-5'-phosphate decarboxylase codes for MSETFGQRLATALETHGALCVGIDPHAALLSAWGLDATPDGARTFGLRVVEAAAGRVGVVKPQVAFYERYGSKGFAALEDVMAAARAAGLIVIADAKRGDIGTTMEGYAHAWLEPGSPLEADAVTLTPYLGADSLRETLSLAVHHGKGAFVLTATSNPEARAVQSAVVDDALAVGDHEHVAARVAHDVNQANIGAPGALGPVGVVVGATVDRAAFGLGDIALAGMPILAPGFGAQGADPADLHRLFGYVAKAVVANESRSVLAVGPARLAERIETRADLYREALHG; via the coding sequence GTGAGCGAGACGTTCGGGCAGCGGCTGGCGACAGCCCTCGAGACCCACGGCGCCCTCTGCGTCGGCATCGACCCCCACGCCGCGCTGCTGTCGGCGTGGGGGCTGGATGCCACGCCGGACGGCGCGCGCACCTTCGGCCTCCGCGTGGTCGAGGCGGCCGCAGGACGCGTCGGCGTCGTGAAGCCGCAGGTGGCGTTCTACGAGCGCTATGGCTCGAAGGGCTTCGCCGCGCTCGAAGACGTGATGGCCGCGGCGCGTGCCGCGGGACTCATCGTGATCGCCGACGCCAAGCGCGGCGACATCGGCACCACGATGGAGGGCTACGCCCACGCCTGGCTCGAGCCCGGATCGCCCCTGGAAGCGGATGCCGTGACCCTGACGCCCTACCTCGGCGCCGACTCGCTGCGCGAGACGCTGTCGCTGGCGGTGCACCACGGCAAGGGCGCGTTCGTGCTGACCGCGACGAGCAACCCCGAGGCCCGTGCGGTGCAGAGCGCCGTCGTCGACGACGCGCTGGCCGTGGGCGACCACGAGCACGTCGCCGCCCGCGTGGCGCACGACGTGAACCAGGCGAACATCGGCGCACCCGGGGCCCTGGGCCCCGTGGGTGTCGTCGTCGGCGCCACCGTCGATCGCGCGGCCTTCGGCCTGGGCGACATCGCGCTGGCCGGCATGCCGATCCTCGCCCCGGGGTTCGGGGCGCAGGGTGCCGATCCCGCCGACCTCCACCGCCTCTTCGGCTACGTCGCCAAAGCCGTCGTCGCCAACGAGAGCCGCAGCGTGCTCGCCGTCGGTCCGGCCCGGCTCGCGGAGCGCATCGAGACGCGCGCCGACCTGTACCGGGAGGCCCTGCATGGCTGA
- the rpoZ gene encoding DNA-directed RNA polymerase subunit omega, with the protein MAGRDKGIIDPPIDALLDKVDSKYQLVIYASKRARQINDYYSDLHEGNLFDNVGPLVDSTVEDKPLTIALHEIHEDKLRLKAAE; encoded by the coding sequence ATGGCCGGACGTGACAAGGGCATCATCGACCCGCCCATCGACGCGCTGCTCGACAAGGTCGACTCCAAGTACCAGCTCGTGATCTACGCGTCCAAGCGCGCGCGCCAGATCAACGACTATTACTCCGACCTTCACGAGGGCAACCTCTTCGACAACGTGGGCCCGCTCGTCGACTCCACCGTCGAGGACAAGCCGCTGACGATCGCGCTGCACGAGATCCACGAGGACAAGCTGCGCCTCAAGGCTGCGGAGTAA
- a CDS encoding primosomal protein N' codes for MSARRVARVQLDSPVPQLDRLFDYAIPHPLVADVVPGVRVKVPLRSAGRMMDAFVIEVVSDDGSERPLSSVESVVSTMPVLPERLFALARKVADRAAGSVSDVLRLAVPKRMVRAEKAWLASPAPEAPVVPAASLVRADAMLAPFVGLLDALDGGERIALDAPPQTTGDLPRGAWADVLAAAAVHTLARGRSAVLVVPDYRDQAQLMAALADLVPAEAVVRDDADQSGPVRYGQYLRTLAPVPVIVVGRRSAVYAPAHDTGLVALWDDGDSLLAEPLAPGVHARDAALVRQELEGSALVFAGHTRSTDVQRLVEVGYVREVAPKRRQSPRVVLSATREGESRQARVPSSAFAAAREALAQGPVLVQVARPGYAPSLVCADCRRPARCAHCAGPLRAARPGAVPVCAWCGRSAHAWTCGHCGSVKLRMASSGSERTADELGRAFPNTRVIIADGAHPVAEVDAAPALVIATRGAEPIARGGYRAVILLDGDRMLQNEALRVGEHCLRWWSNAAALAAPGAPVHLVGVAGPVARALATWTQPAYARAELADRAPLRMPPAVRVASVEGHARSVDTLLAEVRAAVPDLDALAVLGPVDTSTAPDAPTSRALVRFDYAHGRAVADALRAGVIADALRARKSTKEKGPRPRNTLRVRLDLPEPDL; via the coding sequence GTGAGCGCGCGCCGCGTCGCGCGGGTGCAGCTGGACTCCCCGGTTCCCCAGCTCGACCGCCTGTTCGACTACGCGATCCCGCATCCGCTGGTCGCGGACGTCGTCCCCGGCGTGCGCGTCAAGGTGCCGCTGCGGTCCGCCGGACGGATGATGGACGCCTTCGTGATCGAGGTCGTGTCCGATGACGGCAGCGAACGTCCGCTGTCGTCGGTCGAGAGCGTCGTCTCGACGATGCCGGTGCTCCCGGAGCGGCTCTTCGCGCTCGCGCGCAAGGTCGCCGACCGTGCCGCCGGGTCGGTGAGCGACGTGCTGCGCCTCGCCGTCCCGAAACGCATGGTGCGGGCCGAGAAGGCCTGGCTGGCGTCGCCCGCGCCCGAGGCTCCGGTGGTGCCCGCGGCATCCCTGGTTCGTGCCGACGCGATGCTGGCGCCGTTCGTCGGCCTGCTGGACGCCCTGGACGGCGGCGAGCGCATCGCGCTCGACGCCCCTCCCCAGACGACGGGCGACCTTCCGCGCGGCGCGTGGGCCGATGTTCTGGCCGCGGCAGCGGTGCACACGCTCGCGCGGGGGAGGAGCGCGGTGCTGGTCGTTCCCGACTACCGCGACCAGGCGCAGCTCATGGCGGCGCTGGCCGACCTCGTGCCGGCCGAGGCCGTCGTGCGCGACGACGCCGACCAATCCGGTCCGGTGCGCTACGGCCAGTACCTGCGCACCCTCGCGCCTGTCCCGGTGATCGTCGTCGGGCGCCGCTCGGCGGTGTACGCCCCCGCCCACGACACGGGCCTCGTCGCGCTCTGGGACGACGGCGACTCGCTGCTCGCCGAGCCCCTCGCCCCGGGCGTGCACGCGCGCGACGCGGCGCTCGTGCGGCAGGAGCTGGAAGGGTCCGCGCTCGTCTTCGCCGGCCACACCCGCTCGACGGACGTGCAGCGCCTGGTCGAGGTGGGCTACGTGCGGGAGGTGGCGCCGAAGCGCCGACAGAGTCCGCGGGTGGTGCTCAGCGCGACGCGGGAGGGGGAGTCGCGCCAGGCACGCGTCCCGTCCTCGGCGTTCGCGGCGGCGCGCGAGGCGCTCGCCCAGGGGCCCGTCCTCGTGCAGGTCGCCCGCCCCGGCTATGCGCCGTCGCTCGTCTGCGCCGACTGCCGTCGCCCCGCGCGCTGCGCCCACTGCGCCGGACCCCTCCGGGCCGCACGTCCGGGCGCGGTTCCGGTGTGCGCGTGGTGCGGTCGCAGTGCCCACGCGTGGACCTGTGGGCATTGCGGCTCCGTGAAGCTGCGGATGGCCTCGTCGGGCAGCGAGCGCACGGCGGATGAACTGGGCCGCGCCTTCCCGAACACGCGCGTGATCATCGCCGACGGCGCCCATCCGGTCGCGGAGGTGGATGCCGCCCCGGCCCTGGTGATCGCCACGCGCGGGGCAGAGCCGATCGCGCGCGGCGGATACCGGGCCGTGATCCTGCTCGACGGCGACCGCATGCTGCAGAACGAGGCGCTGCGGGTCGGCGAGCACTGTCTGCGCTGGTGGTCGAACGCCGCCGCCCTCGCCGCCCCCGGCGCGCCGGTGCATCTGGTGGGCGTCGCTGGTCCCGTGGCCCGCGCGCTCGCGACCTGGACGCAGCCCGCCTACGCCCGTGCCGAGCTGGCCGACCGCGCACCTCTGCGGATGCCGCCCGCCGTGCGCGTCGCGAGCGTGGAAGGACACGCGCGGAGCGTCGACACCCTCCTCGCCGAGGTGCGCGCCGCCGTGCCCGATCTCGATGCCCTCGCCGTCCTCGGTCCGGTCGACACGTCCACGGCGCCCGATGCTCCGACGTCGCGTGCCCTGGTGCGGTTCGACTACGCGCACGGTCGCGCCGTCGCGGACGCGCTCCGCGCCGGCGTGATCGCCGACGCGCTGCGCGCACGCAAGTCGACGAAAGAGAAGGGGCCGAGACCGCGGAATACACTCAGAGTGCGGCTCGACCTCCCCGAGCCCGACCTCTGA
- a CDS encoding RsmB/NOP family class I SAM-dependent RNA methyltransferase: protein MSVQGARAVAYDVLRAVSADEAYANLSLPHAIERAKLDAKDAGLATELTYGTLRRRGTYDAIIASAADRTVDRIDPPVLDALRLGVHQLLSTRVASHAAVNESVELARRHGGGRGAAGFANAVLRRVSRETPGHWMDRITASARSDDERLGLLTSHPVWIVRAFRRALAAEGRADELDALLAADNDAPRVAMVALPGLAEIPDDARPARYAPTAFTTRGGDPEALIRASDGRLRVQDEGSQLAALALSRFRPIEPGERWLDLCAGPGGKTALLAAEALAGGARLDANEISPHRAGLVRRAVASVPLEVEVTEEDGRDRAARTPGEYDRILVDAPCTGIGALRRRPEARWRKTPADVPDLTALQLELVRAGLGAVKPGGVLAYVTCSPHLAETSGVLAEVRREFGDSVEELDARAVVRDIAGPDIDLPDQSDGSLRAQLWPHRHGTDAMSIALLRRVS, encoded by the coding sequence ATGAGCGTCCAGGGAGCGCGCGCCGTCGCGTACGACGTGCTGCGGGCGGTCTCCGCCGACGAGGCGTATGCGAACCTGTCGCTGCCGCACGCGATCGAGCGGGCGAAGCTGGATGCCAAGGACGCGGGGCTCGCGACCGAGCTGACCTACGGCACGCTGCGGCGACGCGGCACGTACGACGCGATCATCGCCTCCGCGGCCGACCGGACAGTGGACCGCATCGATCCGCCCGTGCTCGACGCGCTGCGGCTCGGGGTCCACCAGCTGCTCTCGACGCGCGTGGCCTCGCACGCCGCGGTGAACGAGTCCGTCGAACTCGCCCGTCGCCACGGCGGCGGGCGCGGAGCCGCGGGATTCGCGAACGCCGTCCTGCGGCGCGTCTCGCGCGAGACGCCCGGGCACTGGATGGACCGCATCACCGCGTCCGCCCGGAGCGACGACGAGCGGCTCGGGCTCCTGACCTCCCACCCGGTGTGGATCGTGCGCGCATTCCGTCGCGCACTGGCGGCGGAGGGCCGCGCCGACGAGCTCGACGCGTTGCTGGCCGCCGACAACGACGCCCCGCGGGTGGCGATGGTCGCCCTGCCGGGGCTGGCCGAGATCCCCGATGACGCCCGTCCCGCCCGGTACGCGCCGACGGCGTTCACGACCCGCGGCGGAGACCCCGAGGCGCTCATCCGGGCGTCCGACGGTCGCCTCCGCGTGCAGGACGAGGGATCGCAGCTCGCGGCCCTCGCCCTCAGCCGCTTCCGGCCGATCGAGCCGGGGGAGCGGTGGCTCGACCTGTGCGCCGGGCCCGGCGGCAAGACGGCGCTGCTCGCGGCGGAGGCGCTCGCGGGCGGCGCCCGACTGGATGCCAATGAGATCTCGCCGCACCGGGCCGGGCTCGTCCGCCGAGCCGTGGCATCCGTCCCGCTCGAGGTCGAGGTGACCGAGGAGGACGGCCGAGACCGCGCGGCTCGCACTCCGGGGGAGTACGACCGCATCCTCGTCGACGCACCGTGCACCGGAATCGGGGCGCTCCGTCGGCGACCCGAGGCCCGGTGGCGGAAGACCCCGGCCGACGTGCCCGATCTCACCGCCCTGCAGCTCGAGCTCGTGCGGGCGGGGCTCGGCGCGGTGAAGCCGGGCGGGGTGCTGGCGTACGTGACGTGCTCGCCGCACCTGGCCGAAACATCCGGGGTGCTCGCCGAGGTGCGCCGCGAGTTCGGCGACAGCGTCGAGGAGCTGGATGCGCGCGCCGTCGTGCGCGACATCGCGGGCCCGGACATCGACCTGCCCGACCAGTCGGACGGCTCCCTCCGCGCCCAGCTCTGGCCGCACCGCCACGGCACCGACGCGATGTCGATCGCCCTCCTGCGACGGGTGTCCTAA
- the fmt gene encoding methionyl-tRNA formyltransferase gives MRLVFAGTPAVAVPSLRVLAEGPHEIAAVVTRSDAPLGRKRVLTPSPVAQQAEELGLPTIKTDRLDADATARITALEPDLGVIVAYGGLVREPLLSAPAHGWINLHFSLLPRWRGAAPVQRALIAGDRETGASVFQLVAELDAGDVFAEERYEVPWNATAGEVLDDLAVVGAPLLARVVDGIAEGTALAVRQQGEPTLAPKLTLDDGALDFSQDAETLRARIAGVTPEPGAHTTFEGARFKVLRAAASTADPIPPGRVVASGREILVGTASAPLRLETVQPAGKGAMPAGDWFRGLRVENPVLGS, from the coding sequence ATGCGCCTCGTCTTCGCCGGCACCCCCGCCGTCGCCGTCCCCTCCCTCCGCGTCCTGGCGGAGGGTCCGCACGAGATCGCCGCCGTCGTCACCCGTTCCGACGCGCCGCTCGGCCGGAAGCGCGTGCTGACCCCGTCCCCAGTCGCCCAGCAGGCGGAGGAGCTCGGGCTCCCGACGATCAAGACCGACCGTCTGGATGCCGACGCCACCGCCCGCATCACCGCACTGGAGCCCGATCTCGGCGTCATCGTCGCCTACGGCGGTCTCGTACGCGAGCCGCTGCTGTCGGCCCCCGCGCACGGCTGGATCAATCTGCACTTCTCGCTGCTCCCGCGCTGGCGCGGCGCCGCCCCCGTGCAGCGCGCGTTGATCGCCGGCGACCGCGAGACCGGCGCGAGCGTGTTCCAGCTGGTGGCCGAACTGGATGCCGGCGACGTCTTCGCCGAGGAGCGGTACGAGGTGCCGTGGAACGCCACCGCGGGCGAGGTCCTCGACGATCTCGCCGTGGTCGGCGCACCGCTGCTCGCGCGGGTCGTCGACGGCATCGCCGAGGGCACGGCGCTCGCTGTTCGGCAGCAGGGTGAGCCGACGCTCGCGCCGAAGCTGACCCTCGACGACGGCGCCCTCGACTTCTCGCAGGATGCCGAAACCCTCCGCGCGCGGATCGCCGGTGTCACGCCCGAACCCGGCGCGCACACGACGTTCGAGGGGGCACGGTTCAAGGTGCTGCGCGCCGCTGCGAGCACGGCGGATCCGATCCCGCCGGGCCGGGTCGTGGCATCCGGTCGCGAGATCCTCGTCGGAACGGCGAGCGCGCCGTTGCGGCTCGAGACCGTGCAACCCGCCGGCAAGGGCGCGATGCCCGCGGGCGACTGGTTCCGCGGCCTCCGCGTCGAGAACCCGGTGCTCGGCTCATGA
- the hisG gene encoding ATP phosphoribosyltransferase, translated as MLRIAVPNKGSLAETAAEMLSEAGYTGRRDSKDLYTVDPVNEVEFFYLRPRDIATYVGSGALDVGITGRDLLLDARMPGAREVESLGFAGSTFRFAGRPGRFTDVEDLQGLRVATAYPGLVDAFLDERGVAVDIVPLDGAVESAVQLGVADAVADVVSTGTTLRQAGLEIFGPVLLESDAVLIAGPEEVEGTETLLRRLRGVLAARKYVLIDYDLPTALIEQAIAVAPGLESPTISPLRDPEWVAVRVMSPRRDVNRVMDELYAIGARAILVTEILAARL; from the coding sequence ATGCTGCGAATCGCCGTGCCGAACAAGGGGTCGCTCGCCGAGACCGCCGCCGAGATGCTCTCGGAGGCCGGGTACACCGGACGTCGCGACTCGAAAGACCTGTACACCGTCGACCCCGTCAACGAGGTCGAGTTCTTCTATCTCCGTCCGCGTGACATCGCGACGTACGTCGGATCGGGGGCCCTGGACGTGGGCATCACGGGCCGCGACCTCCTGCTGGACGCGCGGATGCCCGGCGCCCGCGAGGTCGAGTCGCTCGGCTTCGCCGGTTCCACGTTCCGCTTCGCCGGGCGTCCCGGCCGTTTCACCGACGTCGAAGACCTGCAGGGTCTCCGCGTCGCCACCGCGTACCCGGGTCTCGTCGACGCGTTCCTCGACGAGCGCGGCGTCGCGGTCGACATCGTGCCGCTGGACGGCGCGGTCGAATCCGCCGTGCAGTTGGGCGTCGCGGATGCCGTGGCCGACGTCGTCTCGACCGGGACGACGCTGCGCCAGGCGGGGCTGGAGATCTTCGGTCCCGTCCTCCTGGAGTCGGATGCCGTGCTGATCGCCGGACCCGAAGAGGTCGAGGGCACCGAGACGCTGCTCCGGCGCCTGCGCGGCGTCCTCGCCGCGCGCAAGTACGTCCTGATCGACTACGACCTCCCGACCGCGCTCATCGAGCAGGCGATCGCGGTGGCCCCGGGCCTCGAGTCGCCCACGATCTCGCCGCTGCGCGACCCCGAATGGGTGGCCGTGCGCGTGATGAGCCCGCGCCGCGACGTGAACCGCGTCATGGACGAGCTGTACGCGATCGGCGCCCGCGCGATCCTGGTGACCGAGATCCTCGCCGCGAGGCTCTGA
- the rpe gene encoding ribulose-phosphate 3-epimerase, with product MPRINPSILAADFVNMQAELARISGADFVHVDVMDNHFVPNLTFGPQMVGRIQETSPVPLDVHLMIDDPDRWAPEYAELGAASVTFHLEAAASPVALARTLRSIGARAGVAVKPATPVENLFEVLNEFDQILVMTVEPGFGGQSFMPETMPKLRSLADEARRRGSSVWLQVDGGIGESTIAQAAEAGADTFVAGSAVFGADDPDRAIQSLRSAAARHAH from the coding sequence GTGCCCCGCATCAATCCGAGCATCCTCGCCGCCGACTTCGTGAACATGCAGGCGGAGCTCGCCCGCATCTCGGGAGCCGACTTCGTGCACGTCGACGTCATGGACAACCACTTCGTGCCGAACCTCACCTTCGGCCCGCAGATGGTCGGTCGCATCCAGGAGACGAGCCCCGTCCCGCTCGACGTGCACCTGATGATCGACGACCCCGACCGGTGGGCACCGGAATACGCCGAGCTCGGCGCGGCATCCGTCACCTTCCACCTCGAGGCTGCGGCGTCGCCCGTCGCCCTGGCCCGGACGCTCCGTTCGATCGGCGCCCGCGCGGGCGTGGCCGTGAAGCCCGCAACGCCGGTGGAGAACCTGTTCGAAGTGCTGAACGAGTTCGACCAGATCCTCGTGATGACCGTGGAGCCGGGTTTCGGCGGCCAGTCCTTCATGCCCGAGACCATGCCGAAGCTGCGAAGCCTGGCCGACGAGGCCCGCCGCCGCGGGTCGAGCGTGTGGCTGCAGGTCGACGGCGGCATCGGCGAGTCCACGATCGCGCAGGCCGCCGAAGCCGGGGCCGACACGTTCGTCGCCGGTTCCGCGGTGTTCGGTGCCGACGACCCCGACCGCGCGATCCAGTCGCTGCGCTCCGCCGCCGCCCGCCACGCGCACTGA